The Streptomyces griseiscabiei genomic sequence CAGGTCGGGGCCGTACGCCTTGGCGACCGACCGTACGAAGGCCCAGCTGTGGGTGACCCCGGCCAGTGGGTGCAGGGGCTGGTCGACGATCCGGTAGCCGTGGTCGTCCTCGACGAGCAGGGTCTCGGGGTGCCCCCTCAGCACGGACCGCAGGGCACGCGCGCGTGCGGGGCCGACGGCCGCACCGGTCGGGTTCTGGGCCCGGTCGGTGACGATCAGGGCCCGCGCCCCGGCCGCCAGCGCCCCGCGTACGTCGTCGGGGAGCGGCCCGTCGTCGTCGACGCCGACCGGGACGACACGCAGCCCGAGCGCCGGGACGAGATCGAGCACGCTCCCCCAGCCCGGGTCCTCCACGGCGACGGCGTCCCCGGGTTTGAGGTGGGCGGCCAGGATCCGTTCGATGGCGTCGAGCGATCCGGAGGTGACGGCGACCGGCCCGTCCGGCACCCCGTCGGCGTCCAGCTCGGCCCGCGCGATCCGCGCCAACTCGGGCTCCACGGCTCCCGATCCATAGAGCACCGGCTCACGGTCGCCCTGCTCGGCGGCGACGGCGAACGCCTCCGCCAGCCGCGGCAGCAGAGCGGTGTCGGGATTGCCGTCAGCGAGGTCCCGCACCCCGTCCGGCACCTCGACCCGGATGTACTCGCGCCCGGTCGTCGCGGGCCGGGACCGCACCCGGCTCCCCCGCCGGCCGGCGGTCTCGATGACCCCGCGCTCGCGCAGCGTGCGATAGGCGGCCGCGACGGTGTTCGGATTCACTCCGAGTCGCTCCGCCAACTCCCGCATGGGCGGAAGCAGTTGGCCGGGCTCCAGCTCGCCCGCCCCCACCGCCTGCTCGACGCTCGCCGCGATCTCGGCTGCACGCCGCCCAACGATCATATATCCTCCTAGCACAAACAAGATTATGCACTAGTGCAATGGAGAACGCAATGACGGGGACCCAGCAGCCGACGACACCAGAGCAGACGCCATCGCCCGCCGCGTACACCCCCACCGCCCGCACCGTCCCCACCCGGTCCGCGCAGAAGGCCGCGTACGACAGGGAGCTGGTGCACGCGATACTCGACGAGGGGTACGTCTGCCATCTCGGCTTCGTCCGCGACGGCGCGCCGGTGGTGCTGCCGACCCTGTACGCCCGGGTCGGCGAGACGCTCTATGTACACGGTTCGACGGGCTCGCGCCCCCTGCGCATGACGGGCCAGGCCGACCCGGGCCTCCCGGTCTGCCTCACGGTCACACATGTGGACGCGCTGATCCTGGCCCGCTCCGGCTTCCACCACTCGATCAACTACCGCTCGGTGGTGGTGCACGGCATCGCCCACCAGGTCACCGACCCGCAGGAGCGGCGGATCGCCCTGGACGCCCTCGTCGACCATGTCGTACCGGGCCGCTCGCGGGACTCCCGGCCCGCCAACGGCAAGGAGTTCGCGGCCACCGCCGTGATCCGCCTCGACCTGGACGAGGTCTCCGCCAAGACCCGTACCGGCGGCGTCAACGACGAACCCGAAGACCTCTCCCTCCCCCACTGGGCCGGCGTCGTCCCCCTCCGCAAGGGCTACGAGACCCCCGTCCCGGACCCGGACCTGGCCCCGGGCACGGAACTCCCGGACTATCTCAGGACGCTGTAGGTCGAAGAGGCTGACGGGACGATGGAGCGAAGGGGCCGCGCCCCGTAAGGGGCGCGGGGAACCGCGCGAGCGACCACACTCGACCCGCGTCCCGAAGACCACCCGCCCCCGACGACATCACCGCCCCCGCCCCACCGACAGCTCGGCTTCGACCCCTTCCCCACCGGACGCCACCTTCCGGGACTCCCCCTTCCCCGGGGCGACCCGCTGCGCGACGAACGCCCCGACCAGCACCACCACCCCGCCCACGATCTGCGGAGCGGACAGGTGCTCCCCCAGCAGGGCCCACGCCAGCATGATCGCGACAACCGCCTCAAGGCATCCCACGACCCCCGCCACCTGCGGAGACAGCCGCCGCACGGCCACCACCCCGGTGACGTACGCGACCACCGTGGCGAGCAGCACCACCCACGCGAGCAGCAGCCAGGCAGGCACGGCCGTCCCGTCCATCCACGCGGACCCGCCGAGCACGGCCCAGTCCATCCCCCACGGCCGGGCCACCACGGTGAGCACCGCCGCCCCCACCAGCAGCCCGTAGGCGATGACCCCGAGCGGATCCGGCGCCTCGGCCCCCGCGTCGCTGCCCTGGTCGGACAGGACGAAGTACCCGGCCTGACAGCAGGCGGCCCCGAGCGCGAACAGCAGCCCCAGCGGGTCGAAGGTCAGCCCCGACCAGATCTCGACGACACAGGCGAGGCCGCCGACCGCGAGCACGACCCCGACGGCGGCGGCCGGAGTCACCGGCCGCCGCTGCACGAACCGCACCCAGCCGAGGACCAGTGCCGGCCCGAGGTACTCCACGAGGAGGGCGACACCGACGGGGATGCGGGAGATCGACGCGAAGTAGAAGGCCTGCACACCGGCCACGGCGAACAGCCCGAACCCCACGAGCAGCGCGGGCCGGCGGACCACCAGATCCCGGTGGCGCACGGCGAGCGGCAGCATCACCAGCGCGGCGCCGACCACCCGCAGCCACACCACATGCAGCGGATCGAGCCCCGCCTCGATGAGCGGTTTGCCCGCGGTCCCCGATCCACCGAAGGCGAGGGCGGACCCCAGCGCGATCACCAGCCCGGCACCGCGCCCGCGGTGCGCCTGACTCCCCTGAGACGTATGCACCGGCTCATGATGACAGCCGACGACAGGAGCGTCACCCCCAATGACACCTGTCTCGCCAGCTGGACTCCAGGTGGGCGCGGCTCAACGCGCTCAGTCCCGGCCCACGACGCCCCCTCGAACCCGCTCCACCTCCACCTCCGCCCCTTCGCCCCGGCCTTCCCCGGTGTCGGCGATCCGCCGCGCCACCACCGCGGCATCGACGCCCACGCCGCCCATCACCTCCACGGCCCGCGACCCTCCGGCCGCGACCAGCACCGCGAGCAGGTCGAGGCCGTGGGCCGCCCGTCCGCCCCGGCGCACGGCACGGTCGTACGCCTGTGTCATCGCCCGCGCCGCCACGGGGGACCAGCCGGGGGTGCCCGGTGCCCCCGGGACGACACCGGCGTCCTCGAAGCCGATCTGCCAGCGCAGTCCGTAGCCGATGCTGCGCTGCACCAGATAGCCGAGCAGCCGGGCGACCTGCGTACCGTCGAAGACGGCGCGG encodes the following:
- a CDS encoding aminotransferase class I/II-fold pyridoxal phosphate-dependent enzyme; translation: MLGGYMIVGRRAAEIAASVEQAVGAGELEPGQLLPPMRELAERLGVNPNTVAAAYRTLRERGVIETAGRRGSRVRSRPATTGREYIRVEVPDGVRDLADGNPDTALLPRLAEAFAVAAEQGDREPVLYGSGAVEPELARIARAELDADGVPDGPVAVTSGSLDAIERILAAHLKPGDAVAVEDPGWGSVLDLVPALGLRVVPVGVDDDGPLPDDVRGALAAGARALIVTDRAQNPTGAAVGPARARALRSVLRGHPETLLVEDDHGYRIVDQPLHPLAGVTHSWAFVRSVAKAYGPDLRLAVLTGDAVTVDRVRGRQRLGPGWVSRLVQRAVVRLWSGGAVDAPAVAAAYGRRREALIDALARRGVEAYGVSGMNVWIRVPDETGAVARLLHAGWAVAPGARFRMNAPQGIRITVSTLTEEDIGRLADAVASAVGPGAGGVSAGGGYV
- a CDS encoding pyridoxamine 5'-phosphate oxidase family protein, coding for MTGTQQPTTPEQTPSPAAYTPTARTVPTRSAQKAAYDRELVHAILDEGYVCHLGFVRDGAPVVLPTLYARVGETLYVHGSTGSRPLRMTGQADPGLPVCLTVTHVDALILARSGFHHSINYRSVVVHGIAHQVTDPQERRIALDALVDHVVPGRSRDSRPANGKEFAATAVIRLDLDEVSAKTRTGGVNDEPEDLSLPHWAGVVPLRKGYETPVPDPDLAPGTELPDYLRTL
- a CDS encoding EamA family transporter, with protein sequence MHTSQGSQAHRGRGAGLVIALGSALAFGGSGTAGKPLIEAGLDPLHVVWLRVVGAALVMLPLAVRHRDLVVRRPALLVGFGLFAVAGVQAFYFASISRIPVGVALLVEYLGPALVLGWVRFVQRRPVTPAAAVGVVLAVGGLACVVEIWSGLTFDPLGLLFALGAACCQAGYFVLSDQGSDAGAEAPDPLGVIAYGLLVGAAVLTVVARPWGMDWAVLGGSAWMDGTAVPAWLLLAWVVLLATVVAYVTGVVAVRRLSPQVAGVVGCLEAVVAIMLAWALLGEHLSAPQIVGGVVVLVGAFVAQRVAPGKGESRKVASGGEGVEAELSVGRGR
- a CDS encoding Clp protease N-terminal domain-containing protein, with product MEIEDRLTDELASVVAGARRRALRDGDRQIDTAHLLHSLIESDPEVRAVFDGTQVARLLGYLVQRSIGYGLRWQIGFEDAGVVPGAPGTPGWSPVAARAMTQAYDRAVRRGGRAAHGLDLLAVLVAAGGSRAVEVMGGVGVDAAVVARRIADTGEGRGEGAEVEVERVRGGVVGRD